A genomic segment from Drosophila miranda strain MSH22 chromosome 3, D.miranda_PacBio2.1, whole genome shotgun sequence encodes:
- the LOC108159815 gene encoding uncharacterized protein LOC108159815 isoform X1, with amino-acid sequence MDIESDSDTSERWEDFFGSTTELAPSLLGIYDTLTNSLAASAGVAAPTVTHETKSQAQAQAQAQLQLKAQAQAKTNISSGESTPKRSNSSSSNSSTSSGTSVSTSDDQSASYSLTASSSQLAASVRAPPLVVAGLRDEPDGAQLSRLVHRRQELGSSNSSLASSGSRRGNNIRILSANVHRIITHSDAEPVDAIDIEALQQPQPQQSQSSPQLSQRSPTQGRYVKTSSSSGGGHPPVATSTSKPKLKLSHIPLSKNTGKLFTQGGHELEPTFGASNEYVNSLTFAASEKARKPHPATPSDDDRTPTNKSVPGTPFHFDGNPFSPRKLTLPRYESQQSIKLIEMEQLAATSVQLQHARPATPGTPATPSTPSTPSTPAAPLRPKEFVCSEPLSPMELVDTINFDLVAQHIERLTLADLGVNAGPNAELIEAVNKPLISKPLVRSSSAACASTITSSPLLTYARTKSLSAKASTLGAGVPLKLPTAEQLAELEEANKLSAESLDRLTDIKPKFAARLSERLNNRPLSSSSICSTSSSSSSGSDQLLHGKHAATSYLASVESLAESENELGDPHHHHPHHTVSMSVLERASLEIIDSERSFVEDLGQVIKGYLLDWKERACLRVSELQILFANIEEIYEFNSMLLQRLINSGMEPGRIARCFIDMRDGFDVYTTYCTSYPEAISLLTKLLQATHTNSLLASTQKMLQHRLPLGSYLLKPVQRILKYHLLLDSLRKHCDVKEVAEAYAIMRQVAHNIDQVKRKQEQHSRVKELSGILDGWLGPELTVLGELRQEGLLMEQHNKSRLVLLFATMLIITKQKEDGRLQFKTYIHQNNLMLSEHLPGEPTSFYVIPFDEPRNQIKLTARNRDQKRIWTQHIKGVMLEKLDIPMRAKELVYQLGNEEDRTPDRSTWKWSLHSSSNSTPTYLERRNACRRSEIRQRNSKGKRKTVSNSTSFDSSFNESLELDQNQNQNQSAQQESKASKPSKPLSRNNSLDDTALQKLAAAMRYRKRDGSGKEVTKSPAKEACKCQQEDHQDQADQCLCILRDQRSRSAKSQSPVFSYKALKERSKSVPRIGGFSLDEEAEQDQEQDDDSAASLRGSKPDLSERKAKAKGFFEVKQYNNKTMPKRIATLKKQRTNSKSCSKFYMDLSEFDSSSSTVLKITESTEELRPEQDIELAKEAETLNEPTSDVVDHDHDQYYSNQELLSPAEKSKRDAQIVLDLLKNTKEFERIYNKQQKRRESPVSPVSPLSPSQDLSRVPALPPRPPSRSPPPLELEDQAKRRAELEEPIYETLLRNVHVPYKFSPVLGRAKSAQMLKKRSKTTSAAPRPESDYVTLVYSPEGVLQRVGEEAVQRDSCGSDATCSSSSSGSTLKRDSQNTVINLCLEDQAALYARPIPKNLMKRLLSGANGEGGPGHENVSNSESSLLPRALKSIDNLTLAFGRSNRPPERRVSDVSEMCRQSVLHRQGSEALGERMAHVDYADPKTLFSLMAMVNSERDSVFSLTSSSSDSMCEQQRKRSVAEPPPTNFEYERQVEDSLENDFRDSAIYSDDNEKRSGDYDLRRPTSPPPPPPLGPRPTPPPQIAPKPPKDAVHELLSHAHQHSLKRGVVVCQAASRSWVLQQIENFNK; translated from the exons GTAGCACCACAGAGCTGGCACCTTCGCTGCTGGGCATCTACGACACATTGACGAACAGCCTGGCTGCCAGCGCGGGCGTGGCAGCTCCCACTGTGACACACGAGACCAAGAgccaggcacaggcacaggcacaggcccaGCTCCAGCTCAAGGCGCAGGCGCAGGCCAAGACGAACATCAGCAGTGGCGAATCGACGCCCAAgaggagcaacagcagcagcagcaacagctccaCATCGAGCGgcacgagtgtctccaccagCGATGATCAGTCGGCCAGCTACTCGCTAACTGCCTCCAGCTCTCAGCTTGCAGCCAGCGTCCGTGCCCCGCCCCTGGTGGTGGCTGGTCTGCGGGACGAACCGGATGGGGCACAGCTGAGCCGCCTGGTGCATCGGCGACAGGAGctaggcagcagcaacagcagcctcGCCTCGAGCGGCAGCCGACGCGGCAACAACATTCGCATCCTCTCGGCCAACGTGCACCGCATCATCACGCACTCGGACGCCGAGCCCGTGGATGCCATTGACATTGAGGCactgcagcagccgcagcctcAGCAGTCGCAATCATCCCCGCAGCTATCCCAAAGGAGTCCCACGCAGGGACGCTACGTCAAgacgagcagcagcagtggaggAGGCCATCCGCCAGTGGCCACGTCCACGTCCAAGCCCAAGCTGAAGCTTTCGCACATCCCCCTGTCCAAGAACACGGGCAAGCTGTTCACGCAAGGGGGCCACGAACTGGAGCCCACCTTCGGCGCCAGCAACGAGTACGTCAACTCCCTGACCTTTGCCGCCTCGGAGAAGGCGCGAAAACCACATCCGGCGACACCGTCGGACGACGACAGAACCCCCACGAACAAGAGCGTCCCCGGAACCCCGTTCCACTTTGATGGAAATCCCTTTTCGCCGCGCAAACTGACGCTTCCCCGCTACGAGTCCCAGCAGAGCATCAAGCTGATCGAGATGGAGCAGCTCGCGGCCACCAGTGTACAGCTGCAGCACGCCCGTCCAGCCACCCCAGGCACACCAGCCACCCCCTCCACCCCCTCAACCCCCTCCACGCCGGCCGCCCCTCTGCGGCCCAAGGAGTTTGTGTGCAGCGAGCCCCTGAGCCCCATGGAGCTGGTGGACACCATTAACTTTGACCTGGTCGCCCAGCACATCGAGCGTCTCACTCTGGCCGATTTGGGGGTCAACGCGGGGCCGAATGCGGAGCTGATCGAGGCCGTTAACAAGCCTCTGATCAGCAAGCCGCTGGTGAGAAGCTCCTCGGCCGCCTGTGCATCAACGATCACCAGCTCCCCGCTGCTGACCTACGCCCGCACCAAGAGCCTCAGTGCCAAGGCCTCGACCCTGGGCGCGGGAGTGCCCCTGAAGCTGCCCACGGCCGAGCAGCTGGCGGAGCTGGAGGAGGCCAACAAGCTGTCGGCGGAGAGCTTGGACCGCCTCACGGACATCAAGCCAAAGTTTGCCGCACGCCTCAGCGAGCGCCTCAACAACCGCCCGCTGTCGTCCTCCTCCATCTGCTCCACCTCGTCCAGCTCCAGTTCGGGATCCGATCAGCTGCTCCACGGGAAGCACGCTGCCACCTCGTATCTGGCGAGTGTGGAGAGTCTGGCGGAGAGCGAGAATGAGCTAGGGGATCCCCACCACCATCATCCGCACCACACGGTCTCAATGAGTGTCCTGGAGCGGGCTAGCCTGGAGATCATCGACTCGGAGCGCAGCTTTGTCGAGGACCTGGGCCAGGTCATCAAGGG ATACCTTCTGGATTGGAAGGAGCGTGCCTGTCTGCGTGTGAGCGAATTGCAAATACTCTTTGCCAACATTGAAGAGATTTACGAATTCAACTCGATGCTGCTGCAGCGACTGATCAACTCTGGGATGGAGCCGGGCAGGATCGCCAGATGCTTCATAGATATGCGCGATGGCTTTGATGTGTATACAACCTATTG CACCAGCTACCCGGAAGCCATCTCGCTGCTGACCAAACTGCTGCAGGCAACGCACACGAACTCCCTGCTGGCCTCCACGCAGAAGATGTTGCAGCACCGTCTGCCCCTGGGCTCCTATCTTTTAAAGCCAGTGCAGCGCATCTTGAAGTACCATCTGCTCCTCGAC AGCCTGCGCAAGCACTGCGATGTCAAGGAGGTGGCCGAGGCCTATGCGATCATGCGCCAGGTGGCGCACAACATTGACCAGGTGAAGCGCAAGCAGGAGCAGCACAGCCGCGTCAAGGAGCTGTCCGGCATACTGGACGGCTGGCTGGGTCCGG AGCTGACCGTTTTGGGGGAGCTGCGCCAGGAGGGCCTCCTAATGGAGCAGCACAACAAGTCGCGTCTGGTGCTGCTCTTCGCCACCATGCTGATCATCACCAAGCAGAAAGAGGACGGACGTCTGCAGTTCAAGACCTACATACAC CAAAACAATCTGATGCTGAGCGAACACTTGCCCGGGGAGCCGACCAGCTTCTACGTCATACCCTTCGATGAGCCGCGCAATCAAATCAAGCTGACGGCCAGAAATCGTGACCAGAAGCGTATCTGGACGCAGCACATTAAAGGTGTCATGCTGGAGAAGCTTGACATACCCATGCGAGCCAAGGAGCTCGTCTATCAGCTGGGTAACGAGGAAG ATCGCACGCCGGACCGCAGCACGTGGAAGTGGAGTCTCCACTCCAGCAGCAACTCCACGCCCACGTATCTGGAGCGTCGCAACGCATGTCGGCGAAGCGAGATCCGCCAGCGCAACTCCAAGGGCAAGCGCAAGACGGTGAGCAATTCCACCTCCTTCGATAGCTCCTTCAACGAGTCCCTGGAGCTggaccaaaaccaaaaccagaaCCAGAGCGCGCAGCAGGAGTCCAAGGCCTCCAAGCCCTCCAAGCCGCTGTCACGCAACAACAGCCTGGACGACACGGCCCTGCAGAAGCTGGCCGCCGCGATGCGGTATCGCAAGCGGGATGGATCTGGAAAGGAGGTGACCAAGTCCCCGGCAAAGGAGGCGTGCAAGTGTCAGCAGGAGGATCATCAGGATCAGGCGGACCAGTGTCTTTGCATTCTGCGCGATCAACGTAGTCGCAGTGCCAAGTCGCAGTCGCCAGTCTTTAGCTACAAGGCGCTCAAGGAACGCAGCAAGTCTGTGCCACGCATCGGCGGATTCAGCCTGGACGAAGAGGCAGAGCAGGATCAGGAGCAGGACGATGACAGCGCCGCCTCCTTGCGGGGCAGCAAGCCCGATCTGAGCGAACGCAAGGCCAAGGCCAAGGGCTTCTTCGAGGTGAAGCAATACAACAACAAGACCATGCCCAAGCGGATAGCCACACTCAAGAAGCAGCGCACCAACAGCAAGAGCTGCTCCAAGTTCTACATGGATCTCAGCGAATTCGACAGCAGCAGTTCCACCGTCCTGAAAATAACCGAGTCCACGGAGGAGCTGCGGCCAGAGCAGGACATAGAACTGGCCAAGGAGGCAGAGACGTTAAACGAGCCAACGTCCGATGTGGTGGACCACGATCACGATCAGTATTACAGCAACCAGGAACTGCTGTCGCCGGCGGAGAAGTCCAAGCGTGATGCCCAGATTGTACTCGATCTTCTCAAGAACACCAAGGAGTTCGAGCGCATCTACAACAAGCAGCAGAAGCGACGCGAGAGTCCTGTCAGCCCCGTCAGTCCATTGTCCCCCAGCCAGGATCTCAGTCGAGTGCCTGCCCTACCGCCACGGCCACCGTCTCGCTCCCCTCCGCCGCTGGAGCTGGAGGATCAAGCCAAGCGACGGGCCGAGCTCGAGGAGCCCATCTACGAAACCTTGCTACGCAACGTCCATGTCCCGTACAAGTTCTCCCCCGTCCTAGGTCGCGCCAAGTCCGCCCAAATGCTGAAGAAGCGAAGCAAGACAACATCGGCCGCCCCGCGTCCAGAGTCGGATTACGTGACCTTGGTCTACTCGCCGGAGGGCGTGCTCCAGAGGGTGGGCGAGGAGGCAGTGCAACGGGACAGCTGTGGCTCGGATGCCACGTGTTCCAGTTCCTCCTCCGGTTCCACCCTGAAACGGGACAGCCAGAATACGGTGATCAACCTTTGCCTAGAGGATCAGGCAGCCCTCTACGCCCGCCCCATACCAAAGAACCTAATGAAGCGCCTGCTGAGCGGCGCCAACGGAGAGGGAGGCCCAGGCCACGAGAACGTGTCCAATTCGGAGAGCTCCCTGCTGCCGCGTGCCCTCAAGTCCATCGATAACCTGACCCTGGCCTTTGGCCGCTCCAACCGCCCGCCGGAGCGACGTGTCTCCGATGTGAGCGAGATGTGCCGCCAGAGCGTGCTGCATCGGCAGGGCAGCGAGGCGTTGGGCGAGCGAATGGCCCACGTCGACTACGCGGACCCCAAGACCCTGTTCAGCCTGATGGCCATGGTCAACTCAGAGCGCGACTCTGTCTTCTCGCTGACCTCCTCCTCCAGCGACAGCATGTGCGAGCAGCAGCGCAAGCGGTCCGTGGCGGAGCCACCGCCCACCAATTTCGAGTACGAGCGCCAGGTGGAGGACAGTCTGGAGAATGATTTCCGCGACTCGGCCATCTACAGTGATGACAACGAGAAGCGCAGCGGCGACTACGACCTCAGGAGACCCACCAGCCCTCCTCCGCCACCACCACTCGGTCCACGACCCACCCCACCACCGCAGATAGCCCCGAAGCCACCGAAGGATGCCGTGCATGAGCTGCTGTCCCACGCCCACCAGCACTCGCTCAAAAGAGGAGTCGTCGTCTGTCAGGCGGCATCGCGCAGCTGGGTCCTCCAGCAGATCGAGAACTTTAACAAGTAG
- the LOC108159815 gene encoding uncharacterized protein LOC108159815 isoform X2: MEQLAATSVQLQHARPATPGTPATPSTPSTPSTPAAPLRPKEFVCSEPLSPMELVDTINFDLVAQHIERLTLADLGVNAGPNAELIEAVNKPLISKPLVRSSSAACASTITSSPLLTYARTKSLSAKASTLGAGVPLKLPTAEQLAELEEANKLSAESLDRLTDIKPKFAARLSERLNNRPLSSSSICSTSSSSSSGSDQLLHGKHAATSYLASVESLAESENELGDPHHHHPHHTVSMSVLERASLEIIDSERSFVEDLGQVIKGYLLDWKERACLRVSELQILFANIEEIYEFNSMLLQRLINSGMEPGRIARCFIDMRDGFDVYTTYCTSYPEAISLLTKLLQATHTNSLLASTQKMLQHRLPLGSYLLKPVQRILKYHLLLDSLRKHCDVKEVAEAYAIMRQVAHNIDQVKRKQEQHSRVKELSGILDGWLGPELTVLGELRQEGLLMEQHNKSRLVLLFATMLIITKQKEDGRLQFKTYIHQNNLMLSEHLPGEPTSFYVIPFDEPRNQIKLTARNRDQKRIWTQHIKGVMLEKLDIPMRAKELVYQLGNEEDRTPDRSTWKWSLHSSSNSTPTYLERRNACRRSEIRQRNSKGKRKTVSNSTSFDSSFNESLELDQNQNQNQSAQQESKASKPSKPLSRNNSLDDTALQKLAAAMRYRKRDGSGKEVTKSPAKEACKCQQEDHQDQADQCLCILRDQRSRSAKSQSPVFSYKALKERSKSVPRIGGFSLDEEAEQDQEQDDDSAASLRGSKPDLSERKAKAKGFFEVKQYNNKTMPKRIATLKKQRTNSKSCSKFYMDLSEFDSSSSTVLKITESTEELRPEQDIELAKEAETLNEPTSDVVDHDHDQYYSNQELLSPAEKSKRDAQIVLDLLKNTKEFERIYNKQQKRRESPVSPVSPLSPSQDLSRVPALPPRPPSRSPPPLELEDQAKRRAELEEPIYETLLRNVHVPYKFSPVLGRAKSAQMLKKRSKTTSAAPRPESDYVTLVYSPEGVLQRVGEEAVQRDSCGSDATCSSSSSGSTLKRDSQNTVINLCLEDQAALYARPIPKNLMKRLLSGANGEGGPGHENVSNSESSLLPRALKSIDNLTLAFGRSNRPPERRVSDVSEMCRQSVLHRQGSEALGERMAHVDYADPKTLFSLMAMVNSERDSVFSLTSSSSDSMCEQQRKRSVAEPPPTNFEYERQVEDSLENDFRDSAIYSDDNEKRSGDYDLRRPTSPPPPPPLGPRPTPPPQIAPKPPKDAVHELLSHAHQHSLKRGVVVCQAASRSWVLQQIENFNK, from the exons ATGGAGCAGCTCGCGGCCACCAGTGTACAGCTGCAGCACGCCCGTCCAGCCACCCCAGGCACACCAGCCACCCCCTCCACCCCCTCAACCCCCTCCACGCCGGCCGCCCCTCTGCGGCCCAAGGAGTTTGTGTGCAGCGAGCCCCTGAGCCCCATGGAGCTGGTGGACACCATTAACTTTGACCTGGTCGCCCAGCACATCGAGCGTCTCACTCTGGCCGATTTGGGGGTCAACGCGGGGCCGAATGCGGAGCTGATCGAGGCCGTTAACAAGCCTCTGATCAGCAAGCCGCTGGTGAGAAGCTCCTCGGCCGCCTGTGCATCAACGATCACCAGCTCCCCGCTGCTGACCTACGCCCGCACCAAGAGCCTCAGTGCCAAGGCCTCGACCCTGGGCGCGGGAGTGCCCCTGAAGCTGCCCACGGCCGAGCAGCTGGCGGAGCTGGAGGAGGCCAACAAGCTGTCGGCGGAGAGCTTGGACCGCCTCACGGACATCAAGCCAAAGTTTGCCGCACGCCTCAGCGAGCGCCTCAACAACCGCCCGCTGTCGTCCTCCTCCATCTGCTCCACCTCGTCCAGCTCCAGTTCGGGATCCGATCAGCTGCTCCACGGGAAGCACGCTGCCACCTCGTATCTGGCGAGTGTGGAGAGTCTGGCGGAGAGCGAGAATGAGCTAGGGGATCCCCACCACCATCATCCGCACCACACGGTCTCAATGAGTGTCCTGGAGCGGGCTAGCCTGGAGATCATCGACTCGGAGCGCAGCTTTGTCGAGGACCTGGGCCAGGTCATCAAGGG ATACCTTCTGGATTGGAAGGAGCGTGCCTGTCTGCGTGTGAGCGAATTGCAAATACTCTTTGCCAACATTGAAGAGATTTACGAATTCAACTCGATGCTGCTGCAGCGACTGATCAACTCTGGGATGGAGCCGGGCAGGATCGCCAGATGCTTCATAGATATGCGCGATGGCTTTGATGTGTATACAACCTATTG CACCAGCTACCCGGAAGCCATCTCGCTGCTGACCAAACTGCTGCAGGCAACGCACACGAACTCCCTGCTGGCCTCCACGCAGAAGATGTTGCAGCACCGTCTGCCCCTGGGCTCCTATCTTTTAAAGCCAGTGCAGCGCATCTTGAAGTACCATCTGCTCCTCGAC AGCCTGCGCAAGCACTGCGATGTCAAGGAGGTGGCCGAGGCCTATGCGATCATGCGCCAGGTGGCGCACAACATTGACCAGGTGAAGCGCAAGCAGGAGCAGCACAGCCGCGTCAAGGAGCTGTCCGGCATACTGGACGGCTGGCTGGGTCCGG AGCTGACCGTTTTGGGGGAGCTGCGCCAGGAGGGCCTCCTAATGGAGCAGCACAACAAGTCGCGTCTGGTGCTGCTCTTCGCCACCATGCTGATCATCACCAAGCAGAAAGAGGACGGACGTCTGCAGTTCAAGACCTACATACAC CAAAACAATCTGATGCTGAGCGAACACTTGCCCGGGGAGCCGACCAGCTTCTACGTCATACCCTTCGATGAGCCGCGCAATCAAATCAAGCTGACGGCCAGAAATCGTGACCAGAAGCGTATCTGGACGCAGCACATTAAAGGTGTCATGCTGGAGAAGCTTGACATACCCATGCGAGCCAAGGAGCTCGTCTATCAGCTGGGTAACGAGGAAG ATCGCACGCCGGACCGCAGCACGTGGAAGTGGAGTCTCCACTCCAGCAGCAACTCCACGCCCACGTATCTGGAGCGTCGCAACGCATGTCGGCGAAGCGAGATCCGCCAGCGCAACTCCAAGGGCAAGCGCAAGACGGTGAGCAATTCCACCTCCTTCGATAGCTCCTTCAACGAGTCCCTGGAGCTggaccaaaaccaaaaccagaaCCAGAGCGCGCAGCAGGAGTCCAAGGCCTCCAAGCCCTCCAAGCCGCTGTCACGCAACAACAGCCTGGACGACACGGCCCTGCAGAAGCTGGCCGCCGCGATGCGGTATCGCAAGCGGGATGGATCTGGAAAGGAGGTGACCAAGTCCCCGGCAAAGGAGGCGTGCAAGTGTCAGCAGGAGGATCATCAGGATCAGGCGGACCAGTGTCTTTGCATTCTGCGCGATCAACGTAGTCGCAGTGCCAAGTCGCAGTCGCCAGTCTTTAGCTACAAGGCGCTCAAGGAACGCAGCAAGTCTGTGCCACGCATCGGCGGATTCAGCCTGGACGAAGAGGCAGAGCAGGATCAGGAGCAGGACGATGACAGCGCCGCCTCCTTGCGGGGCAGCAAGCCCGATCTGAGCGAACGCAAGGCCAAGGCCAAGGGCTTCTTCGAGGTGAAGCAATACAACAACAAGACCATGCCCAAGCGGATAGCCACACTCAAGAAGCAGCGCACCAACAGCAAGAGCTGCTCCAAGTTCTACATGGATCTCAGCGAATTCGACAGCAGCAGTTCCACCGTCCTGAAAATAACCGAGTCCACGGAGGAGCTGCGGCCAGAGCAGGACATAGAACTGGCCAAGGAGGCAGAGACGTTAAACGAGCCAACGTCCGATGTGGTGGACCACGATCACGATCAGTATTACAGCAACCAGGAACTGCTGTCGCCGGCGGAGAAGTCCAAGCGTGATGCCCAGATTGTACTCGATCTTCTCAAGAACACCAAGGAGTTCGAGCGCATCTACAACAAGCAGCAGAAGCGACGCGAGAGTCCTGTCAGCCCCGTCAGTCCATTGTCCCCCAGCCAGGATCTCAGTCGAGTGCCTGCCCTACCGCCACGGCCACCGTCTCGCTCCCCTCCGCCGCTGGAGCTGGAGGATCAAGCCAAGCGACGGGCCGAGCTCGAGGAGCCCATCTACGAAACCTTGCTACGCAACGTCCATGTCCCGTACAAGTTCTCCCCCGTCCTAGGTCGCGCCAAGTCCGCCCAAATGCTGAAGAAGCGAAGCAAGACAACATCGGCCGCCCCGCGTCCAGAGTCGGATTACGTGACCTTGGTCTACTCGCCGGAGGGCGTGCTCCAGAGGGTGGGCGAGGAGGCAGTGCAACGGGACAGCTGTGGCTCGGATGCCACGTGTTCCAGTTCCTCCTCCGGTTCCACCCTGAAACGGGACAGCCAGAATACGGTGATCAACCTTTGCCTAGAGGATCAGGCAGCCCTCTACGCCCGCCCCATACCAAAGAACCTAATGAAGCGCCTGCTGAGCGGCGCCAACGGAGAGGGAGGCCCAGGCCACGAGAACGTGTCCAATTCGGAGAGCTCCCTGCTGCCGCGTGCCCTCAAGTCCATCGATAACCTGACCCTGGCCTTTGGCCGCTCCAACCGCCCGCCGGAGCGACGTGTCTCCGATGTGAGCGAGATGTGCCGCCAGAGCGTGCTGCATCGGCAGGGCAGCGAGGCGTTGGGCGAGCGAATGGCCCACGTCGACTACGCGGACCCCAAGACCCTGTTCAGCCTGATGGCCATGGTCAACTCAGAGCGCGACTCTGTCTTCTCGCTGACCTCCTCCTCCAGCGACAGCATGTGCGAGCAGCAGCGCAAGCGGTCCGTGGCGGAGCCACCGCCCACCAATTTCGAGTACGAGCGCCAGGTGGAGGACAGTCTGGAGAATGATTTCCGCGACTCGGCCATCTACAGTGATGACAACGAGAAGCGCAGCGGCGACTACGACCTCAGGAGACCCACCAGCCCTCCTCCGCCACCACCACTCGGTCCACGACCCACCCCACCACCGCAGATAGCCCCGAAGCCACCGAAGGATGCCGTGCATGAGCTGCTGTCCCACGCCCACCAGCACTCGCTCAAAAGAGGAGTCGTCGTCTGTCAGGCGGCATCGCGCAGCTGGGTCCTCCAGCAGATCGAGAACTTTAACAAGTAG